From a region of the Gossypium raimondii isolate GPD5lz chromosome 10, ASM2569854v1, whole genome shotgun sequence genome:
- the LOC105777574 gene encoding uncharacterized protein LOC105777574, translating to MLKLSSSSSSSSSSSSSSRIVAAFLKLHFNRLQVNPFSSSHHHHQLPSNPTSSNSALSHFLSRSPHPHARTTPFSNLYIAKPNHPFSPSGFRFFSFKSSNSAPKFDAHFAKNLLQKPANVFASSLSRYREAVALHFDAFFKRNYLFLFGVGGVLLCALLWRIMFGIANTFVGLSEGMAKYGFLALSTAIVSFAGLYVRSRLTINPDRVYRIAMRRLNTAPGILEVMGAPLAGTDLRAYVMSGGGLTLKNFKPKFRRKRCFLIFPVQGSERKGLVSVEVKKKKGEYDMKLLAVDIPMASGPDQRLFLIGDEEEYKVGGGLISMLRDPVVKAMAATKEFDDLDQIEEEEDAERELQEAERKRLEEIEKLEKDGNQ from the exons ATGTTGAagctctcttcttcttcttcgtcgtcatcatcatcatcatcttcttcaagaaTTGTCGCTGCTTTCCTCAAGCTTCACTTCAACCGTCTTCAAGTCAACCCCTTCTCCTCCtcccaccaccaccaccaactCCCTTCAAATCCCACTTCCTCAAATTCCGCTCTTTCCCACTTCCTTTCTCGCTCTCCCCACCCCCACGCTCGCACTACCCCTTTCTCTAACCTTTACATTGCTAAGCCCAATCATCCCTTTTCCCCTTCTGGGTTTAGGTTCTTTTCCTTTAAATCCTCCAATTCTGCTCCCAAATTCGATGCCCATTTCGCCAAAAACCTTCTTCAGAAGCCGGCCAATGTCTTCGCCTCCTCTTTGTCCAGGTACCGGGAGGCTGTTGCTTTGCATTTCGATGCTTTTTTCAAGAGGAATTACTTGTTTCTGTTTGGGGTTGGAGGAGTTCTACTCTGTGCTTTGCTTTGGAGGATTATGTTCGGCATTGCCAACACTTTTGTTGGCCTCTCTGAAGGAATGGCCAAGTATGGCTTCCTTGCCCTTTCCACTGCAATTGTTTCTTTCGCT GGCTTGTATGTTCGCTCAAGATTAACAATAAATCCTGACAGAGTCTATAGAATTGCCATGAGGAGGCTTAACACAGCTCCTGGGATTCTTGAGGTTATGGGTGCACCACTTGCAGGAACTGATTTAAGAGCTTATGTAATGTCTGGTGGTGGACTTACACTGAAGaatttcaaaccaaaatttagGAGAAAGCGATGTTTTCTTATCTTCCCCGTCCAAGGTTCTGAGAGAAAGGGTCTTGTGAGTGTTGAAGTCAAGAAGAAAAAGGGAGAG TATGATATGAAGCTATTAGCAGTAGACATTCCAATGGCATCAGGACCTGATCAGCGGCTATTCCTGATTGGTGATGAAGAAGAGTACAAGGTTGGTGGTGGATTGATCTCCATGCTGAGAGATCCAGTAGTGAAAGCAATGGCTGCAACCAAGGAATTTGATGATCTTGACCAAATTGAGGAAGAGGAGGATGCTGAGCGAGAACTTCAAGAGGCCGAAAGAAAGCGCcttgaagaaattgaaaagctTGAAAAAGATGGCAATCAATGA
- the LOC105777482 gene encoding uncharacterized protein LOC105777482: MKGGRKNLKRAAKDQILNLQHGQSVMQVLSLRGSNLIEVIDARGQKSLALFPAKFQKSMWIKRGSFVVVDESGKEKALESGSKVACIVSQVLFFDQVRALQKSPEWPEIFKSSNLDDSNENDGGATSESLQRDTTPIEVNDEIESSDEDGLPPLEANLNRIRPFELQSDRESDSGSDTD, from the exons ATGAAAGGAGGGAGGAAGAATCTAAAGAGGGCAGCAAAAGACCAAATATTGAACCTTCAACATGGCCAAAGCGTCATGCAAGTGCTGTCTCTAAGGGGATCCAATCTCATTGAG GTAATAGATGCTCGAGGACAAAAATCACTAGCATTATTTCCAGCTAAGTTTCAGAAGAGCATGTGGATAAAACGAG GGAGTTTTGTTGTAGTTGATGAAAGTGGAAAGGAAAAGGCACTTGAGTCTGGTTCCAAGGTGGCATGCATTGTTTCTCAAGTTCTGTTTTTTGACCAAGTTCGGGCACTACAGAAATCTCCTGAATG GCCTGAAATTTTCAAATCCTCAAATCTAGATGATTCAAATGAAAACGATGGAGGTGCCACCTCAGAAAGTTTGCAGAGAGATACCACGCCAATAGAAGtaaatgatgagattgagtcAAGTGATGAGGATGGGCTTCCGCCATTGGAAGCTAATTTGAACAGAATCAGGCCGTTTGAGTTGCAATCGGATAGAGAGTCCGACTCAGGATCTGATACGGATTGA
- the LOC105777481 gene encoding protein ENHANCED DISEASE RESISTANCE 4 isoform X2, translating to MATETAPKVRLVRCPKCLLVLQEVADVPIYKCGGCDAILVAKNKKAIAKTTSVLQEAKAVGNQLVRLSERGESSGSGLQDVVPSPLESRLSQESGENRDVSTGSHSEEHGEDVSLEARYEKDQNTSRDSDGNGEMLDENRSTGSHSEEQDQHLLVEGRRNGCYEKEQNASRDSDGDMLDENRSTDSFSKKHGENLSIEGQRNGRYEKDQDTSRDGDGDGDMVDESRSIDSHSEEHGENLSVEGHNGSYEADQIASRDGDGDMVDENGPNEGQQNGTGLLQTESLEHCDVRLPGVSIEGSISAELHHENDELVLEAETNLEAEANVMSLQLEGGNSQLETNDKVDSNTGGSPKGEHHRFNSVRSMDTYGTIDFVSIGSEFSGPIEYLSKSMTIRSSHAYDGSISSYDGMDDHFPDQQLHSFENNYKPANLSSDFSNKKHYAMRRYGKWHRDEPLEPVTHHRPLRNWPRLERDQYPSQIPLSQRVPLHGYESAGPSHESRDEFPFDSAFHPFKKAEYGKEEKMKLLKMVYELQDQISKTCQLNEKTNGNASSDVPWKQEHFSTYNHQKEPPEDEILYPTYYGRRGPRSSWSQQSRFSHVPFSGGAINTRHGIDNTCLCCHPQAWQRSEQLPPPVFPHNRGFCRACRGHNCYNSFSSCPSSPQRYLGSDFSNWIHESQPDDQRYRDHEMKRYLREKHHSARRHIRPTAGGAPFLTCYYCITPLQLPADFLLFKRRFHQLRCGACSKVLKLSLQEGTHIVPYDLVAEAPPPSEVEDHSEVINVGISGLASSSHGQQC from the exons ATGGCCACTGAAACAGCTCCTAAAGTTCGACTTGTTAGGTGTCCTAAATGCCTTTTGGTTCTTCAAGAAGTGGCTGATGTTCCAATTTACAAGTGTGGAGGCTGTGATGCAATTCTTGTAG ctaaaaataaaaaggccATTGCCAAAACCACCTCTGTCTTGCAAGAAGCTAAAGCTGTCGGGAATCAATTGGTTCGGTTGTCGGAACGTGGAGAATCTAGCGGCTCAGGTCTGCAAGATGTTGTTCCTTCCCCTTTGGAGAGTCGTTTGAGTCAAGAAAGTGGAGAGAATCGGGATGTTTCTACCGGCTCTCATAGTGAGGAGCACGGTGAGGACGTATCGTTAGAAGCTCGCTATGAGAAGGATCAAAATACATCCAGAGATAGTGATGGTAATGGTGAAATGCTTGATGAAAATAGATCTACTGGCTCTCATAGTGAGGAGCAAGATCAGCACTTATTGGTTGAAGGGCGACGTAATGGTTGCTATGAGAAGGAACAAAATGCATCCAGAGATAGTGATGGTGATATGCTCGATGAAAATAGATCTACTGATTCTTTTAGCAAGAAGCACGGTGAGAACTTATCGATAGAAGGCCAACGTAATGGACGCTACGAGAAAGATCAAGATACTTCCAGAgatggtgatggtgatggtgatATGGTTGATGAAAGTAGGTCTATTGATTCTCATAGCGAGGAGCACGGTGAGAACTTATCGGTAGAAGGCCATAATGGTAGCTACGAGGCAGATCAAATTGCATCCAGAGATGGTGATGGTGatatggttgatgaaaatgGACCAAATGAAGGGCAGCAAAATGGAACAGGACTGTTGCAGACAGAATCTTTAGAACATTGCGATGTTCGACTGCCAGGGGTTTCAATTGAAGGTTCTATATCCGCTGAGCTTCATCATGAGAATGACGAGTTAGTGTTGGAAGCTGAAACAAATTTAGAAGCAGAGGCAAATGTCATGAGCTTGCAGTTAGAAGGTGGAAATTCACAATTAGAGACTAATGACAAGGTTGATTCCAACACCGGAGGCTCTCCAAAAGGTGAACATCATCGGTTTAATAGTGTGAGGTCTATGGATACTTATGGAACTATCGATTTTGTCAGTATTGGTTCCGAGTTTAGTGGTCCTATTGAATATTTGTCGAAATCCATGACAATCAGAAGCTCCCATGCTTATGATGGTAGTATCTCTTCTTATGATGGAATGGATGATCACTTCCCTGACCAGCAATTACATTCCTTTGAGAACAATTATAAGCCTGCTAACCTTTCTTCAGATTTTTCCAATAAGAAGCATTATGCGATGAGGAGATACGGCAAGTGGCACCGGGATGAACCACTAGAACCTGTAACGCATCACCGTCCACTTAGGAACTGGCCAAGACTGGAGAGAGATCAATATCCATCCCAAATTCCTTTGTCTCAAAGGGTTCCCTTGCATGGCTATGAAAGTGCTGGCCCTTCACATGAATCGCGAGATGAGTTCCCTTTCGATTCAGCCTTCCATCCATTCAAGAAGGCTGAGTATggtaaagaagaaaagatgaaactGTTAAAAATGGTGTATGAACTGCAGGATCAAATTAGCAAGACATGCCAACTGAATGAAAAGACCAATGGAAATGCTTCCTCTGATGTACCTTGGAAGCAAGAGCATTTTTCTACATATAACCATCAGAAGGAGCCACCTGAGGATGAGATTCTTTATCCTACTTACTATGGAAGACGTGGACCGAGGAGCAGTTGGAGCCAGCAAAGTAGATTCTCGCATGTACCTTTTTCAGGTGGTGCAATAAACACTAGACATGGCATTGATAACACTTGTTTATGCTGCCATCCTCAAGCCTGGCAGCGTTCAGAGCAGTTGCCTCCTCCCGTTTTCCCACATAACCGAGGATTTTGTAGAGCTTGTCGAGGTCATAATTGTTATAATTCCTTCAGCTCTTGCCCCTCTAGCCCCCAAAGATATTTGGGATCTGATTTTTCTAACTGGATCCATGAAAGTCAACCTGATGATCAGAGGTATAGAGATCATGAAATGAAGAGGTATTTGAGGGAGAAACATCATTCAGCTAGGCGACATATCCGGCCCACAGCAGGTGGAGCACCTTTCCTAACGTGTTATTATTGCATCACACCGTTGCAGTTACCTGCAGACTTTCTACTTTTCAAAAGGAGATTCCATCAGCTAAGATGTGGTGCTTGTTCAAAGGTGCTTAAGCTTTCGCTTCAGGAGGGAACTCATATAGTGCCTTATGATCTGGTTGCTGAAGCACCTCCACCGAGTGAGGTTGAAGACCACAGTGAGGTGATTAATGTAGGAATTTCGGGATTGGCATCTTCTAGTCATG gGCAGCAATGCTGA
- the LOC105776345 gene encoding uncharacterized protein LOC105776345: MDGDSPLDYATIQILPAENRYEAYSCSDNKVEKVGVGVLEKLLPHLPGLQNLYTQGSNADYKLQPPNNLNYAHWFTKSTFTRFVHLVGSTDLVDTAKGIEGEMSLLEEARKFHLSLYAQGHQDHIQSSEKDTCNSGDVLLASKIDGHNSLSDSSKNELLRAMDSRLTALRSELVAAFNESVGETCSYKEITHLAKFAENFGVNDVKNLFCKFQELSQKNQVATVSDDEKSSSTFASMNDRINKTGGNDQISKPPSSETPVKYGVSPAKAAQVERQSSTESEESSDSSDEIHTSAERSRALIRSASPRRSASPMRRVQIGRSGSRRAPALTIKSLSYIPPREKIFPQRDVASDGSEEEGSGHANRPENNVQRMSVQDAINLFERKQRDQITDVPKRNSLANISLGAGKSVLRRWSAGMSESSSQCLSQNASEDPVLEPPDNDIMRRSEVNLEPDTRTDAHNVDETVDKNVERLEESLASPVDVHEVADIIQEEEANERSKSSAEWNRKNEVELNQMFKRMMENQPASRRKPQTKVRQNLPPEQRGGFYDHYKEKRDKKLRGENAGKRAEKEATFKAMQKILDERKAEMASTKVNNLCKKDPPTKALKSVKNSQKVQKSPQPATTKETVKETTKTSSAKRISSRTSSLPATRKSWPSTPSPRTRGTSPAKTSAGISSSGTVPTSRKPQSAQAVPRLSPKVENSQPQRRKVNATQTSKQGSIGVNEKQQQNSMKSNKTTRTKVAVARGDSSSVVPAKPSLYNKVTKKSTVVPLESKPFLRKGSGLTSAVGPVNKIKIPSQLEDPLKNIENSIDAQQSDVNVNSSVLVNELEDKHFSSLGCSDDTILPETQANGHQKCDVTESVDELAPDFEEDLKNVGGSSQGAEESTISPTAWVEIEEHQKLPDQCEDQTGEITSSTCTAPVGSASPRVRHSLSQMLQEESSEADTTEWGNAENPPAMVYQKDAPKGLKRLLKFARKSKGDANMSGWSSPSVFSEGEDDTEESKVYIKKNADNLLRKAALHAKNYGQQKTLLSDGYENHLDAHELPSAQSGISTFDAHKLQKGGVSAAASTTKGTRSFFSLSAFRGSKPSDMKIRQS, encoded by the exons ATGGATGGAGATTCGCCTTTAGATTACGCCACAATTCAGATCCTGCCTGCTGAAAACAG gtaTGAGGCATATAGTTGTAGTGACAACAAAGTAGAAAAAGTGGGTGTTGGGGTTCTGGAGAAGCTCTTGCCCCATTTACCAGGCCTACAAAACTTGTACACCCAAGGCTCCAATGCTGACTACAAACTCCAACCTCCTAACAATCTCAACTATGCTCACTGGTTTACTAAATCTACTTTCACCAG ATTCGTACATCTTGTTGGTTCAACTGATTTAGTGGACACTGCTAAAGGTATTGAAGGTGAGATGTCTCTTTTGGAGGAAGCCAGAAAATTTCATCTTTCTCTATATGCTCag gGTCACCAAGATCATATTCAAAGCAGCGAAAAAG ATACTTGCAACTCAGGAGACGTGCTACTAGCATCCAAA ATTGACGGTCACAATTCATTGTCAGATTCCTCAAA GAATGAGCTCTTACGTGCTATGGACTCAAGACTTACAGCATTAAGAAGTGAGTTAGTTGCAGCTTTTAACGAGTCTGTTGGAGAAACATGCTCCTACAAAGAAATCACTCACCTAGCCAAATTTGCTGAAAATTTTGGAGTAAATGATGTAAA GAATCTTTTTTGCAAGTTTCAAGAGCTGAGCCAAAAGAATCAAGTTGCTACTGTGTCTGATGATGAAAAGTCTTCATCCACTTTTGCTTCAATGAATGACAGAATAAACAAGACTGGTGGAAATGATCAAATATCAAAGCCACCAAGTTCAGAAACGCCAGTTAAATATGGTGTTTCACCAGCAAAAGCTGCCCAAGTTGAACGTCAGAGCTCAACAGAAAGTGAGGAATCTTCTGACTCAAGTGACGAGATTCATACATCTGCAGAAAGAAGTCGAGCTCTTATAAGATCTGCATCACCTAGACGTTCAGCGTCTCCCATGCGAAGGGTTCAAATAGGGAGGAGTGGCTCACGTAGGGCCCCTGCTTTGACCATTAAGAGCCTTAGTTACATTCCTCCTAGAGAAAAGATATTTCCTCAAAGAGATGTAGCTTCGGATGGTAGTGAAGAGGAAGGATCAGGACACGCTAATAGACCTGAGAATAATGTTCAGCGTATGAGTGTTCAAGACGCAATTAATCTTTTTGAGAGAAAACAAAGGGATCAGATTACTGATGTTCCTAAAAGGAACTCATTAGCAAACATCTCTCTTGGTGCAGGTAAGTCTGTATTGAGAAGATGGAGTGCAGGTATGAGTGAATCCTCCTCCCAATGCCTATCACAGAATGCTTCTGAAGATCCTGTTCTGGAGCCTCCTGATAATGATATCATGAGGAGGTCAGAAGTTAATTTGGAACCTGATACTAGAACCGATGCACACAATGTCGATGAGACTGTTGATAAGAATGTAGAAAGGCTGGAAGAGAGCTTGGCTAGTCCAGTAGATGTTCATGAGGTCGCAGATATAATCCAAGAAGAGGAAGCTAATGAAAGGTCAAAAAGCTCAGCTGAATGGAATCGGAAAAACGAAGTGGAGTTGAATCAAATGTTCAAAAGAATGATGGAAAATCAGCCCGCTAGCCGTAGGAAGCCTCAAACTAAAGTCAGACAAAATCTGCCTCCAGAGCAGAGAGGTGGATTTTATGACCATTACAAGGAGAAGAGGGATAAAAAACTTAGAGGAGAAAATGCTGGAAAGCGTGCTGAAAAAGAAGCAACGTTTAAAGCAATGCAGAAAATTCTTGATGAGAGGAAAGCAGAAATGGCTTCCAcaaaagttaataatttatgtaaaaaggaTCCTCCAACAAAGGCCCtaaaatctgttaaaaattcccAAAAGGTACAAAAGAGTCCTCAGCCAGCTACAACGAAGGAAACAGTAAAAGAAACCACAAAAACTTCAAGTGCAAAGAGGATCTCATCTAGAACATCCTCCTTGCCTGCTACTCGTAAGTCATGGCCTTCAACGCCATCACCAAGAACAAGAGGAACATCACCAGCTAAAACTTCTGCTGGAATCTCTTCTTCTGGCACTGTGCCAACAAGTCGGAAACCTCAGTCGGCACAAGCAGTACCTCGACTGAGTCCTAAAGTGGAAAACTCCCAGCCGCAACGAAGAAAAGTGAATGCAACGCAGACTTCTAAACAAGGTTCAATTGGTGTGAATGAGAAGCAGCAGCAAAATTCAATGAAAAGCAACAAAACAACCAGGACAAAAGTTGCAGTAGCACGTGGAGACTCATCCAGTGTGGTTCCAGCAAAGCCTAGTTTGTATAATAAGGTAACAAAGAAAAGTACTGTAGTTCCACTGGAATCAAAGCCATTTCTCCGCAAAGGTTCTGGATTGACCTCTGCTGTTGGTCCCGTTAACAAGATAAAAATTCCTTCTCAGTTGGAGGACCCTttgaaaaacattgaaaattcaATTGATGCTCAACAGAGTGATGTCAATGTTAATTCTTCTGTCTTGGTGAATGAGCTCGAAGATAAGCATTTTTCATCACTGGGTTGCAGTGATGATACTATTCTACCAGAAACACAGGCAAACGGCCACCAGAAATGTGATGTGACTGAGAGTGTTGATGAACTTGCTCCTGACTTTGAAGAGGACCTAAAAAATGTAGGTGGTTCTTCCCAAGGTGCGGAAGAATCAACCATCTCACCAACTGCCTGGGTAGAAATAGAAGAGCATCAGAAACTGCCTGACCAATGTGAAGACCAAACGGGTGAAATTACCTCTTCAACTTGCACTGCACCTGTTGGATCGGCTAGTCCTCGTGTCCGTCACTCTCTGTCACAGATGCTGCAAGAAGAAAGTAGTGAAGCTGATACTACTGAATGGGGAAATGCTGAAAATCCTCCTGCAATGGTCTACCAAAAGGATGCACCCAAGGGATTGAAGAGGCTGTTGAAGTTTGCTCGGAAGAGTAAGGGGGATGCAAATATGTCGGGTTGGTCTAGCCCGTCTGTCTTTTCTGAAGGAGAGGATGACACAGAAGAATCAAAAgtttatattaagaaaaatgcTGATAACCTACTACGAAAGGCTGCTCTTCATGCAAAGAACTATGGGCAACAAAAGACTTTGTTATCGGATGGATATGAAAATCACTTGGATGCTCATGAGCTTCCATCtg CTCAATCAGGCATTAGCACATTTGATGCACACAAATTGCAAAAGGGAGGTGTCTCTGCAGCTGCTTCCACTACCAAAG gGACAAGGTCTTTCTTCTCCCTTTCAGCATTTAGGGGTAGTAAACCAAGTGACATGAAGATTCGCCAAAGCTAG
- the LOC105777481 gene encoding uncharacterized protein LOC105777481 isoform X1, with amino-acid sequence MATETAPKVRLVRCPKCLLVLQEVADVPIYKCGGCDAILVAKNKKAIAKTTSVLQEAKAVGNQLVRLSERGESSGSGLQDVVPSPLESRLSQESGENRDVSTGSHSEEHGEDVSLEARYEKDQNTSRDSDGNGEMLDENRSTGSHSEEQDQHLLVEGRRNGCYEKEQNASRDSDGDMLDENRSTDSFSKKHGENLSIEGQRNGRYEKDQDTSRDGDGDGDMVDESRSIDSHSEEHGENLSVEGHNGSYEADQIASRDGDGDMVDENGPNEGQQNGTGLLQTESLEHCDVRLPGVSIEGSISAELHHENDELVLEAETNLEAEANVMSLQLEGGNSQLETNDKVDSNTGGSPKGEHHRFNSVRSMDTYGTIDFVSIGSEFSGPIEYLSKSMTIRSSHAYDGSISSYDGMDDHFPDQQLHSFENNYKPANLSSDFSNKKHYAMRRYGKWHRDEPLEPVTHHRPLRNWPRLERDQYPSQIPLSQRVPLHGYESAGPSHESRDEFPFDSAFHPFKKAEYGKEEKMKLLKMVYELQDQISKTCQLNEKTNGNASSDVPWKQEHFSTYNHQKEPPEDEILYPTYYGRRGPRSSWSQQSRFSHVPFSGGAINTRHGIDNTCLCCHPQAWQRSEQLPPPVFPHNRGFCRACRGHNCYNSFSSCPSSPQRYLGSDFSNWIHESQPDDQRYRDHEMKRYLREKHHSARRHIRPTAGGAPFLTCYYCITPLQLPADFLLFKRRFHQLRCGACSKVLKLSLQEGTHIVPYDLVAEAPPPSEVEDHSEVINVGISGLASSSHGNLQADPMSYSDDYGHSFCISCSTDGDPVSHTKFHHLQGSNADFKNMSSRSSKAGPSRSKRGSSEIEGLPPKPGGSPLHRLMGYSSLSQVLRGIGPSFSSKRTQD; translated from the exons ATGGCCACTGAAACAGCTCCTAAAGTTCGACTTGTTAGGTGTCCTAAATGCCTTTTGGTTCTTCAAGAAGTGGCTGATGTTCCAATTTACAAGTGTGGAGGCTGTGATGCAATTCTTGTAG ctaaaaataaaaaggccATTGCCAAAACCACCTCTGTCTTGCAAGAAGCTAAAGCTGTCGGGAATCAATTGGTTCGGTTGTCGGAACGTGGAGAATCTAGCGGCTCAGGTCTGCAAGATGTTGTTCCTTCCCCTTTGGAGAGTCGTTTGAGTCAAGAAAGTGGAGAGAATCGGGATGTTTCTACCGGCTCTCATAGTGAGGAGCACGGTGAGGACGTATCGTTAGAAGCTCGCTATGAGAAGGATCAAAATACATCCAGAGATAGTGATGGTAATGGTGAAATGCTTGATGAAAATAGATCTACTGGCTCTCATAGTGAGGAGCAAGATCAGCACTTATTGGTTGAAGGGCGACGTAATGGTTGCTATGAGAAGGAACAAAATGCATCCAGAGATAGTGATGGTGATATGCTCGATGAAAATAGATCTACTGATTCTTTTAGCAAGAAGCACGGTGAGAACTTATCGATAGAAGGCCAACGTAATGGACGCTACGAGAAAGATCAAGATACTTCCAGAgatggtgatggtgatggtgatATGGTTGATGAAAGTAGGTCTATTGATTCTCATAGCGAGGAGCACGGTGAGAACTTATCGGTAGAAGGCCATAATGGTAGCTACGAGGCAGATCAAATTGCATCCAGAGATGGTGATGGTGatatggttgatgaaaatgGACCAAATGAAGGGCAGCAAAATGGAACAGGACTGTTGCAGACAGAATCTTTAGAACATTGCGATGTTCGACTGCCAGGGGTTTCAATTGAAGGTTCTATATCCGCTGAGCTTCATCATGAGAATGACGAGTTAGTGTTGGAAGCTGAAACAAATTTAGAAGCAGAGGCAAATGTCATGAGCTTGCAGTTAGAAGGTGGAAATTCACAATTAGAGACTAATGACAAGGTTGATTCCAACACCGGAGGCTCTCCAAAAGGTGAACATCATCGGTTTAATAGTGTGAGGTCTATGGATACTTATGGAACTATCGATTTTGTCAGTATTGGTTCCGAGTTTAGTGGTCCTATTGAATATTTGTCGAAATCCATGACAATCAGAAGCTCCCATGCTTATGATGGTAGTATCTCTTCTTATGATGGAATGGATGATCACTTCCCTGACCAGCAATTACATTCCTTTGAGAACAATTATAAGCCTGCTAACCTTTCTTCAGATTTTTCCAATAAGAAGCATTATGCGATGAGGAGATACGGCAAGTGGCACCGGGATGAACCACTAGAACCTGTAACGCATCACCGTCCACTTAGGAACTGGCCAAGACTGGAGAGAGATCAATATCCATCCCAAATTCCTTTGTCTCAAAGGGTTCCCTTGCATGGCTATGAAAGTGCTGGCCCTTCACATGAATCGCGAGATGAGTTCCCTTTCGATTCAGCCTTCCATCCATTCAAGAAGGCTGAGTATggtaaagaagaaaagatgaaactGTTAAAAATGGTGTATGAACTGCAGGATCAAATTAGCAAGACATGCCAACTGAATGAAAAGACCAATGGAAATGCTTCCTCTGATGTACCTTGGAAGCAAGAGCATTTTTCTACATATAACCATCAGAAGGAGCCACCTGAGGATGAGATTCTTTATCCTACTTACTATGGAAGACGTGGACCGAGGAGCAGTTGGAGCCAGCAAAGTAGATTCTCGCATGTACCTTTTTCAGGTGGTGCAATAAACACTAGACATGGCATTGATAACACTTGTTTATGCTGCCATCCTCAAGCCTGGCAGCGTTCAGAGCAGTTGCCTCCTCCCGTTTTCCCACATAACCGAGGATTTTGTAGAGCTTGTCGAGGTCATAATTGTTATAATTCCTTCAGCTCTTGCCCCTCTAGCCCCCAAAGATATTTGGGATCTGATTTTTCTAACTGGATCCATGAAAGTCAACCTGATGATCAGAGGTATAGAGATCATGAAATGAAGAGGTATTTGAGGGAGAAACATCATTCAGCTAGGCGACATATCCGGCCCACAGCAGGTGGAGCACCTTTCCTAACGTGTTATTATTGCATCACACCGTTGCAGTTACCTGCAGACTTTCTACTTTTCAAAAGGAGATTCCATCAGCTAAGATGTGGTGCTTGTTCAAAGGTGCTTAAGCTTTCGCTTCAGGAGGGAACTCATATAGTGCCTTATGATCTGGTTGCTGAAGCACCTCCACCGAGTGAGGTTGAAGACCACAGTGAGGTGATTAATGTAGGAATTTCGGGATTGGCATCTTCTAGTCATGGTAATTTGCAAGCGGATCCTATGTCTTACTCTGATGATTATGGACACTCTTTCTGCATAAGCTGCTCCACAGATGGAGATCCTGTTTCtcatacaaaatttcatcatcttcaggGCAGCAATGCTGATTTCAAAAATATGTCCAGTAGATCTTCTAAAGCAGGGCCTTCCAGGTCGAAGAGAGGATCGTCAGAAATTGAAGGGTTGCCACCGAAACCTGGAGGGTCGCCACTTCATCGACTGATGGGATATTCTTCTCTAAGCCAAGTGCTAAGGGGCATTGGACCATCCTTCTCTAGCAAAAGAACTCAGGATTGA